Proteins found in one uncultured Desulfuromonas sp. genomic segment:
- a CDS encoding Na(+)-translocating NADH-quinone reductase subunit C: protein MSNDSIFKTFLVAFLLCVVCSVLVCLAAIVRIDREAYNKQLEVRKTVLAAAGFQQQIDDGGNIDELFTRNMELQIVDLATGEYTDAVDAATYNQREAVENPDLSVKIPGDKDIAGMGTRAKYAAIYVAQNGDVVLPIRGAGMWGPMLGYMAVASDGNTVKGLTFYQHAETPGLGAEVDNPKWKAQWPGKEVYNGSNVAIKVVKNGSYDPNSATAVNTIDGLAGATVTSVKVSNIVRYWFGDDGFGKFLANLKAKRG, encoded by the coding sequence ATGTCTAATGATTCTATCTTTAAAACATTTCTGGTCGCTTTTCTGTTGTGCGTCGTTTGCTCGGTACTGGTTTGTTTGGCCGCAATCGTTCGTATTGACCGTGAAGCCTACAACAAACAGCTGGAGGTCCGCAAAACGGTTCTGGCTGCTGCCGGATTCCAACAACAGATCGACGACGGTGGCAACATTGATGAACTGTTTACCCGCAATATGGAACTGCAAATCGTTGACCTGGCTACCGGTGAATACACGGATGCCGTTGACGCTGCCACCTACAACCAGAGGGAAGCGGTTGAGAATCCCGATCTTTCTGTCAAGATCCCTGGGGATAAAGACATTGCCGGCATGGGAACCAGAGCCAAATATGCGGCAATTTATGTGGCCCAAAACGGTGACGTGGTATTGCCAATTCGTGGTGCCGGTATGTGGGGCCCTATGTTGGGTTACATGGCTGTGGCTTCTGACGGCAACACCGTTAAAGGTCTGACATTCTACCAGCACGCTGAAACTCCTGGCCTTGGTGCTGAAGTTGACAATCCGAAATGGAAAGCCCAATGGCCCGGTAAAGAGGTCTACAACGGCAGCAATGTTGCAATCAAAGTTGTCAAAAACGGCAGCTACGATCCAAACTCGGCAACTGCGGTCAACACCATTGATGGCCTGGCTGGTGCAACCGTCACCAGTGTCAAAGTTAGTAACATTGTTCGTTACTGGTTCGGCGACGATGGATTTGGCAAGTTCCTGGCAAATCTGAAAGCAAAGAGAGGTTAA
- a CDS encoding NADH:ubiquinone reductase (Na(+)-transporting) subunit D: MSKAKDALLDPLFNNNPIALQILGICSALAVTNKMSTAFTMTIAVTVVTGCSNAAVSAIRNHIPNSIRIIVQMTIIATLVIIVDQMLKAYAYEMSKALSVYVGLIITNCIVMGRAEAYAMKAPVVESFMDGIGNGLGYGLVLMLVGFVRELFGSGKVFGLTILSPVNDGGWYVTNGLMLLAPSAFFLIGFIIWGLRTWKPELQE; the protein is encoded by the coding sequence ATGTCAAAAGCTAAAGACGCTCTGCTGGATCCATTATTTAACAATAACCCCATTGCGCTGCAGATCCTCGGTATCTGCTCGGCTCTGGCGGTTACCAATAAAATGTCGACAGCATTCACCATGACCATTGCGGTAACAGTGGTTACCGGTTGCTCCAACGCTGCGGTCAGTGCCATTCGCAACCATATTCCAAACAGCATCCGGATCATCGTTCAGATGACCATCATTGCAACATTGGTTATCATCGTTGACCAGATGCTCAAAGCCTACGCCTATGAGATGAGTAAAGCGCTCTCGGTCTACGTTGGTCTGATCATCACCAACTGCATCGTTATGGGCCGCGCGGAAGCTTACGCTATGAAAGCTCCCGTTGTGGAAAGCTTTATGGACGGCATCGGCAACGGTCTGGGTTACGGCCTGGTCCTCATGTTGGTCGGCTTTGTTCGTGAGCTGTTCGGTTCAGGCAAGGTTTTCGGTCTGACCATCCTCAGCCCTGTCAACGACGGTGGTTGGTATGTCACTAATGGCCTGATGCTGCTGGCACCCAGCGCCTTCTTCCTGATCGGCTTCATTATCTGGGGTTTGCGGACCTGGAAGCCTGAACTCCAAGAATAG
- the nqrE gene encoding NADH:ubiquinone reductase (Na(+)-transporting) subunit E yields MSHYFMIFFKSVFIDNIALTFFLGMCTFIALSKKVDTAFMLGIAVVAVELITVPVNNLLYTFLLKKGALAWAGYPELDLSFLGLICYIGVIAAIVQILEMALDKYLPVLYNALGIFLPLITVNCAILGASLFMVERDYNVMESTVYGVGVGVGFALAICLLAGIREKLTYSDVPKGLRGVGITFIIVGLVAMSFKAFSGLTF; encoded by the coding sequence ATGTCACATTATTTTATGATTTTTTTCAAATCGGTTTTTATCGATAATATCGCCCTGACCTTCTTCTTGGGTATGTGTACTTTCATCGCCCTGTCTAAGAAGGTTGACACGGCTTTCATGCTCGGTATTGCCGTTGTTGCTGTTGAGCTTATTACCGTTCCTGTCAACAACCTGCTTTACACATTCCTGCTTAAAAAGGGTGCATTGGCGTGGGCTGGTTATCCTGAGCTTGACCTGAGCTTCCTCGGTCTGATCTGCTACATCGGTGTTATCGCCGCAATCGTACAGATCCTCGAAATGGCTTTGGATAAGTACCTTCCGGTGCTGTACAACGCTCTGGGTATTTTCCTGCCGCTGATTACGGTTAACTGCGCCATCCTCGGTGCGTCGCTGTTCATGGTTGAGCGTGACTATAATGTCATGGAAAGTACCGTGTACGGGGTCGGCGTTGGTGTCGGCTTTGCCCTGGCAATCTGCCTGTTGGCTGGTATCCGTGAAAAGCTGACCTACAGCGATGTCCCTAAAGGACTGCGCGGCGTTGGTATCACTTTCATCATTGTTGGTTTGGTGGCTATGTCTTTCAAGGCCTTCTCCGGCCTGACATTTTAA
- the nqrF gene encoding NADH:ubiquinone reductase (Na(+)-transporting) subunit F has protein sequence MDLTLVIAGCTMFTGVILALVAIILVARKSLVPSGDIHFYINDDPSKTVTTKPGGKLLGALADQGIFIPSACGGGGTCGQCHVKVFEGGGDILPTETGHINKRQAREGLRLACQVNVKQDMKLGIPREIFDIKKWDCTVRSNEGRATFIKEFVVELPEGEDCDFRAGGYIQIEAPPHELSYSDFDIEEEYRADWDQFDLWRYKSVVKEPIMRAYSMANYPLEKGIVMLNVRVCPPPPNAPDAPPGQMSSYIFNLKPGDKVTISGPYGEFFARETDNEMVFIGGGAGMAPMRSHILDQLLRLNTDRKMTYFYGARSLKEMFYVEELNGLQEKYPNFSWHCALSDPMPEDNWEGPVGFIHNVMYDLYIKDHEAPEDCEYYMCGPPMMANAVTNMLMEQGVERENIMFDDFGG, from the coding sequence ATGGATTTAACACTCGTTATTGCCGGATGCACAATGTTTACCGGTGTTATCCTGGCTCTTGTCGCCATCATTCTGGTGGCACGGAAGAGTCTGGTACCCAGCGGTGACATTCACTTTTATATTAATGACGATCCCAGCAAAACCGTCACCACCAAACCCGGTGGCAAGCTGCTGGGCGCTCTTGCCGACCAAGGCATCTTTATCCCTTCAGCTTGTGGCGGCGGCGGCACTTGTGGCCAATGCCATGTAAAGGTTTTTGAAGGCGGTGGTGATATTCTGCCAACGGAAACCGGCCACATCAACAAGCGCCAAGCCCGTGAAGGTTTGCGTTTGGCCTGCCAGGTTAACGTTAAGCAAGATATGAAACTGGGGATTCCCCGCGAAATTTTCGACATCAAGAAATGGGACTGCACCGTTCGTTCCAACGAAGGTCGCGCAACATTTATCAAGGAATTTGTTGTTGAGCTGCCCGAAGGCGAAGATTGCGATTTCCGCGCTGGCGGTTACATCCAGATCGAAGCGCCTCCTCATGAGCTGTCTTACTCCGATTTTGATATCGAAGAAGAATACCGTGCAGATTGGGACCAATTTGATCTGTGGCGCTACAAATCGGTCGTTAAAGAGCCGATCATGCGTGCCTACTCCATGGCCAACTACCCGCTGGAGAAAGGCATTGTCATGCTCAACGTCCGTGTTTGCCCGCCGCCGCCGAATGCCCCTGACGCACCTCCGGGACAGATGTCCTCTTATATTTTCAATCTTAAGCCCGGTGACAAAGTTACGATTTCAGGTCCTTACGGTGAGTTCTTCGCCCGTGAAACGGACAACGAAATGGTCTTCATCGGTGGTGGTGCCGGTATGGCTCCGATGCGTTCTCACATCCTTGACCAACTACTGCGTCTCAACACAGACCGTAAGATGACCTACTTCTACGGTGCACGTAGCTTGAAAGAGATGTTCTACGTTGAAGAGCTTAATGGCCTGCAAGAGAAGTACCCCAACTTCTCATGGCATTGCGCATTATCTGATCCGATGCCGGAAGATAACTGGGAAGGGCCGGTCGGATTTATCCACAATGTTATGTACGATCTGTACATCAAAGACCACGAGGCCCCGGAAGACTGCGAATACTACATGTGCGGTCCTCCGATGATGGCCAACGCTGTCACCAACATGCTCATGGAGCAAGGTGTCGAGCGTGAAAACATCATGTTTGACGACTTTGGTGGTTAA